A region from the Enterobacter roggenkampii genome encodes:
- the hisL gene encoding his operon leader peptide — MTRVQFKHHHHHHHPD; from the coding sequence ATGACACGCGTTCAATTTAAACACCACCATCATCACCATCATCCTGACTAG
- the hisG gene encoding ATP phosphoribosyltransferase yields MLDNSRLRIAIQKSGRLSDDSRELLARCGIKINLHTQRLIALAENMPIDILRVRDDDIPGLVMDGVVDLGIIGENVLEEELLTRRAQGEDPRYFTLRRLDFGGCRLSLATPVDEAWDGPAALNGKRIATSYPHLLKRYLDQKGVQFKSCLLNGSVEVAPRAGLADAICDLVSTGATLEANGLREVEVIYRSKACLIQRDGEMADAKQQLIDKLLTRIQGVIQARESKYIMMHAPTERLDEVIALLPGAERPTILPLAGDQQRVAMHMVSSETLFWETMEKLKALGASSILVLPIEKMME; encoded by the coding sequence ATGTTAGATAACTCACGTTTACGCATAGCTATTCAAAAATCAGGCCGTTTAAGTGACGATTCACGCGAACTGCTGGCCCGCTGCGGGATTAAAATTAACCTGCACACCCAGCGCCTGATTGCTCTGGCTGAAAACATGCCCATCGACATTCTGCGCGTGCGTGATGACGATATTCCCGGCCTGGTGATGGATGGCGTCGTTGACCTTGGCATCATCGGTGAAAACGTGCTGGAAGAAGAGCTGCTGACCCGCCGCGCGCAGGGCGAAGACCCGCGTTACTTCACCCTGCGTCGTCTGGACTTCGGCGGCTGCCGCCTGTCGCTGGCGACGCCGGTTGATGAAGCGTGGGACGGCCCAGCCGCGCTGAACGGCAAACGTATCGCCACTTCCTACCCTCACCTGCTAAAGCGCTATCTGGATCAGAAAGGCGTGCAGTTTAAATCCTGTCTGCTGAACGGTTCTGTAGAAGTGGCGCCGCGTGCGGGTCTGGCGGACGCCATCTGTGACCTGGTGTCTACCGGCGCGACGCTGGAAGCGAACGGTCTGCGCGAAGTGGAGGTGATCTACCGCTCCAAAGCGTGCCTGATCCAGCGTGACGGCGAGATGGCCGACGCTAAGCAGCAGCTGATCGACAAACTGCTGACCCGTATTCAGGGCGTGATTCAGGCGCGTGAATCCAAATACATCATGATGCACGCCCCAACCGAGCGTCTGGATGAAGTGATTGCCCTGCTGCCGGGCGCCGAGCGTCCAACCATCCTGCCGCTGGCAGGCGATCAGCAGCGCGTGGCGATGCACATGGTGAGCAGCGAAACCCTGTTCTGGGAAACCATGGAAAAACTGAAGGCGCTGGGCGCAAGCTCCATCCTGGTGCTGCCGATTGAGAAGATGATGGAGTAA